From the Microplitis mediator isolate UGA2020A chromosome 6, iyMicMedi2.1, whole genome shotgun sequence genome, one window contains:
- the LOC130669735 gene encoding myosin-VIIa-like, with protein sequence MSGIETKYSPGDNVWIKSSLKEEFDVPVGCKIISVDKRGFQVQDDDGKKEMISNDRILKLMHSSSVSGVEDMIKLGDLQEYAILKNLHMRYNQNLIYTYTGSMLIAINPYKILNIYTPKEVANYRTKNIGDEPPHIFAIGDNCFMEMRRSKKNQCIVISGESGAGKTESTKLILQYLAAISGEHSWIEQQILEANPILEAFGNAKTVRNDNSSRFGKYIDVKFSKNGSIEGAKIEQYLLEKCRLVYQGQNERNYHIFYSILVGLSKEEKKKFNLGSSNDYKYLCGSAECKGRNDAQEFADVRAAMKVLNFSDEEFLNIIKLLAAILHTGNVNYKSVTMANMDASEIIDDVSIKMLVEILGVNNRALKEALTRKTIFVQGERVISNLSKDQAIEVRDAFVKAVYGRLFIFIVSKINDTIFKPKSNTKNSIGVLDIFGFENFTHNSFEQLCINYANEHLQQFFVKHIFKMEQEYYNQEGISWKHIEFIDNQNVLDLIGVKPVNIMALIDEESKFPKGTDGTLLAKVHQMHYNNQNYVKPKSDSIKAFGIKHFAGSVNYEIESFLDKNRDTFSSDLKQLITISSNDFLKLIFSHDLTNESDGKKRVSSLSSEFRNSLDLLMKTLESCNPFFIRCVKPNEEQKPSLFDRSLCCRQLRYSGMMETAKIRRAGYPIRYDYPEFVNRFRCLARGISSKIIQDVAEKICINTLGVNNNYQFGKTKVFLKEEHESILEQQRHLVLAKSVVVIQKNIRAWICKKKYLKIKVAIITIQRTWRGYGPRKNYLIMKLGYQRLQSCIRSRVLAYEFRRKRKLIIKLQIYCRGYLARSIFKKKYQWREIKLKEINDLFAEDEKKLKASGNKMWKETAKTNFEKRLDELRQSLVNFDKDNYNTDTVKESESNIDTIFEFLDNESKVSTVKNLPADMYADLSTVKKENELDQKSILEIPTEDLPSIDLSTYHFSKFAATFFTSNVTPHYSRRYLKQSLLDLPLAVDQLSSQALWITILRFMGDLSEPRNPIETPANKTVMSTVSETISKSFMRSKEYESLMNEQSKQKQIIRMTLKRQSKIHKDIRRGIVEDKFVDETYQDWLQTRCSNLDKLHFIIGHGVLRPILRDEIYCQIMKQLTKNPSKASHARGWVLLSLCLGCFPPSERFVNYLRAFISSGPPNYAPYCDQRLTRTIKNGARTQPPSWLELQATKNKKPIHLEITFMDGNSRIIECDSASTAEEIVNTLAKSISLIDIFGFSLFITLYDKVLSLGAGRDHVMDAISQCEQYAREQGQSERLAPWRLFLRKEIFTPWHDPTLDPVATNLIYHQIIRGLKHGEYRCSSETDIAMLVAQQLYIDYQTKLTPENIKSTMHLYIPDHLLQNSVPEALSKWEKLALAAYKKNSNVIDAVPVLKAKEEIIYFAKCTWPILFSRFYEAVRVSGPELPVNNIIIAVNWTGVYFIDDQEQMLLELSFVEIAEVMIQKFDDTLINNLIITTVQRDEYTFKSMDAEDLVGLVNYLIDGLKEKSVYVVATQDYMNGIYGSTDGQSYLSLQRGELVKLNGCTGYNILTSAWGYGECNGIKGEFPSECVYVLPTITAPSSVLMEIFKNDYTTKNTLTRNKKQPSNTKMFSLKKFAQDNFRQSYNITLSKGSSISSARRTVPENLWKHTRTPLKAPLLNKVCENKELFQLALEIFTSILRYMGDLPSNRQKIGTEYTDIIFKTALEHDDLRDEVYCQIIRQLTDNKIRLSEERGWELMWLATGIMSCSTIVQKEVIRFLTCHKTAIAKDCLDRFNVIIKIGNRKYPPYILEVEAIRFKSMKIYHRIYFPNDSDEAFEVHSSTRGSDICDEIIDRMQLKCNDGFSLFVKIIDKVFSVPNDYYFFDFINELIEWIKQSNPTVKLSSITQVQYQIFFMKKLWINTYPGRDPNADEIFYFYQELPKYLRGYHKCSKQDAVKLGALIYRSKYGNNKNEMSELSNKISEYVPADLLHVYSKSDWKKNITMAYSLNSGVNEADAKLLFLQHIYQWPTFGSAFFEVKQSTEVNLPEFLIIAINKNGVSAIHPQTKDILIMWSFTELSNWSSGNTYFHMTIGNFIKGQKILCETAQGYKMDDLISSYIFYFKSVLKNY encoded by the exons ATGTCTGGAATAGAAACTAAATATAGTCCA ggTGATAATGTATGGATTAAAAGCTCTTTGAAAGAAGAGTTTGATGTTCCTGTGggatgtaaaataatttctgttGATAAACGAGGATTTCAAGTTCAAGATGATGATGGAAAG aaaGAAATGATAAGCAATGACCGAATTCTTAAACTTATGCATTCTTCTTCAGTCTCTGGAGTTGAAGATATGATAAAACTTGGAGATCTTCAAGAGTACGCTATTTTAAAGAATCTTCATATGAgatataatcaaaatttaatttac acgTATACAGGTAGTATGTTGATAGCGATCAAcccttataaaatattaaatatttatacaccTAAAGAAGTTGCAAATTATCgaacaaaaaatattggagATGAGCCACCTCATATTTTTGCGATTGGTGACAATTGTTTTATGGAAATGCGgcgatcaaaaaaaaatcagtgtATCGTAATcag tggAGAAAGCGGAGCTGGTAAAACTGAAAGTACAAAACTAATTTTGCAATATCTTGCGGCAATAAGTGGAGAACATTCTTGGATCGAACAACAAATCCTTGAAGCTAATCCTATTCTTGAAG CATTTGGAAATGCTAAAACAGTCCGTAATGATAATTCTTCAAGATTCGgaaaatatattgatgtaaaattttcaaaaaatgggTCAATTGAAGGAGCAAAAATCGAGCAATATCTGTTAGAAAAATGTCGTTTAGTTTATCAAGGACAAAATGAACgaaattatcatattttttattcgatcCTCGTTGGCTTATCTaaagaagaaaagaaaaaatttaatctggGATCATCTAATGACTACAAATATTTATGTGGCTCTGCTGAATGTAAAGGACGAAATGACGCACAAGAGTTTGCTGATGTACGAGCGGCAAtgaaagtattaaattttagcgacgaagaatttttgaatataatcaAACTCTTAGCGGCTATTTTGCATACCGGCAATGTGAATTATAAATCAGTAACAATGGCCAATATGGATGCGAGTGAGATTATTGATGACGTTTCCATAAAAATGTTGGTAGAAATTTTGGGTGTCAATAATCGGGCTCTGAAAGAAGCGCTAACTCGAAAAACAATTTTCGTCCAAGGAGAACGTGTTATCAGTAATTTATCTAAAGATCAAGCTATTGAAGTAAGAGATGCTTTCGTAAAAGCTGTTTACGGgagactttttatttttattgtcagtAAAATAAACGACACGATTTTTAAGCCTAaatcaaatacaaaaaattcaatcggagttcttgatatttttggatttgaaaatttcactcaCAATAGTTTTGAACAACTCTGTATTAATTATGCTAACGAACATCTTCagcaattttttgtaaaacacatttttaaaatggaGCAAGAATATTATAATCAAGAAGGAATTTCTTGGAAGCATATTGAATTTATCGATAATCAAAATGTTCTTGATTTGATTGGAGTGAAGCCAGTAAATATTATGGCTCTTATTGACGAAGAGAGTAAATTCCCGAAG GGAACTGATGGAACTCTGCTGGCTAAAGTTCATCAAATGCATtacaataatcaaaattacgtGAAACCCAAATCAGATTCAATAAAAGCATTTGGAATAAAACATTTTGCTGGATCagttaattatgaaattgaaaGTTTCCTTGATAAAAATCGTGATACGTTTTCATCAGATTTGAAACAGCTTATAACTATATCATcgaatgattttttgaaattaatattcagTCACGATTTGACAAATGAATCTGACGGTAAAAAACGAGTATCGTCTTTGTCATCCGAATTTCGTAATTCTTTAGATCTATTAATGAAAACGTTAGAAAGTTGTAATCCGTTTTTTATTCGATGCGTTAAACCAAATGAAGAACAAAAACCAtcg TTATTTGATCGCTCTCTTTGCTGTCGTCAATTACGATACTCCGGTATGATGGAAACAGCGAAAATCCGTCGCGCTGGTTATCCAATTCGTTATGACTATCCAGAATTTGTTAATAGATTTCGTTGTTTAGCGAGAGGTATTTCTTCTAAAATCATACAAGATGttgctgaaaaaatttgtatcaatACTTTAGGAGTAAACAATAATTACCAATTCGGTAAGACAAAGGTATTTCTAAAGGAAGAGCATGAATCTATTTTGGAACAACAGAGGCATTTGGTACTCGCTAAAAGTGTTGttgttattcaaaaaaatataagagcaTGGATTTGTAAGAAAAA atatttgaAGATCAAGGTGGCAATTATTACAATTCAACGAACTTGGCGTGGTTATGgcccaagaaaaaattatttaataatgaaattaggATATCAAAGACTACAATCATGTATACGATCTCGAGTTCTTGCTTATGAATTCCGTCGGAaacgaaaattaattataaaattacaa atttaCTGTCGCGGTTATCTTGCCCGCagcattttcaaaaaaaaatatcag TGGCGAGAAATTAAGCTGAAGGAAATAAACGATCTGTTTGCTGAGGATGAAAAGAAATTGAAAGCGTCTGGAAATAAAATGTGGAAAGAAACAGctaaaactaattttgaaaaacgatTAGACGAATTACGTCAATCACTTGTGAATTTCGACaaagataattataatactgaTACTGTCAAAGAGTCTGAGAGTAACATAGATACAATATTTGAGTTCTTAGATAATGAATCAAAAGTttctaccgtaaaaaatttaccagcAGATATGTACGCg GATCTTTCTACtgttaaaaaagaaaacgaATTAGATCAAAAAAGTATTCTTGAAATCCCAACTGAAGACTTACCAAGTATCGATTTGTCAACTTATCACTTTAGTAAATTTGCGGCAACATTTTTTACGTCAAACGTAACACCACATTATTCTCGTAGATATTTGAAACAATCTTTATTAGATTTACCATTAGCAGTCGATCAATTg TCATCTCAGGCCTTATGGATAACTATTTTAAGATTCATGGGTGATCTTTCTGAGCCAAGAAATCCCATTGAAACTCCTGCAAATAAAACCGTTATGTCGACTGTATCTGAAACAATTTCGAAAAGTTTTATGCGATCAAAAGAGTATGAAAGTTTGATGAACGAACAGTctaaacaaaaacaaattattcgtATGACTTTAAAACGTCAAAGTAAAATACACAAAGACATCAGGCGGG GAATTGTAGAAGATAAATTTGTAGATGAAACATATCAAGATTGGTTACAAACACGGTGTTCTAATTTAGACAAACTCCATTTTATTATCGGCCATGGTGTTCTCCGCCCGATACTACGTGACGAAATTTACTGTCAAATTATGAAACAATTGACTAAGAATCCTAGTAAAGCATCGCATGCTCGTGGTTGGGTTCTTTTATCTCTTTGTCTAGGTTGTTTTCCGCCTAGCGAACGATTTGTTAATTATCTTCGAGCATTTATTAGCTCGGGACCACCAAACTATGCTCCTTATTGCGATCAAAGACTTACCCGGACAATAAAAAATGGTGCGAGAACTCAGCCCCCAAGTTGGCTTGAACTTCAGGcaactaaaaacaaaaaaccaattcatttggaaataacttttatGGATGGAAATTCTAGAATAATTGAATGTGACTCAGCCAGTACTGCTGAAGAAATTGTTAATACTCTTGCTAAAAGTATTTCATTGATTGATATATTTGGATTTTCACTCTTTATAACTCTTTATGACAAAGTGTTATCTCTTGGCGCTGGAAG AGATCATGTGATGGATGCAATAAGTCAGTGTGAACAGTATGCCCGCGAACAAGGGCAATCAGAACGTTTGGCGCCTTGgagattatttttaagaaaagaGATTTTTACACCCTGGCATGATCCAACTTTAGATCCAGTAGctactaatttaatttatcatcaaatAATCCGTGGATTGAAACACGGAGAGTATAGATGCTCTAGTGAAACAGATATCGCAATGCTGGTAGCTCAACAATTGTACATCGATTACCAGACCAAATTAACAcctgaaaatattaaaagtacaATGCATCTTTATATTCCTGATCATTTACTTCAAAATTCCGTGCCTGAAGCTTTGTCAAAATGGGAAAAACTGGCATTAGCtgcttacaaaaaaaattcgaatgtAATTGATGCTGTTCCGGTGTTGAAAGCCaaagaagaaataatttattttgctaAATGCACATGGCCAATTTTATTCTCAAGGTTTTACGAAGCAGTAAGAGTATCAGGACCAGAATTACCagtcaataatattattatagcGGTAAATTGGACCGGAGTTTACTTTATCGATGATCAGGAACAAATGTTACTTGAGTTATCATTTGTAGAAATTGCCGAAGTgatgattcaaaaatttgatgatactttaataaacaatttaattatcacaACAGTACAGAGAGACGAGTATACATTTAAGAGTATGGATGCTGAGGATTTAGTTggattagttaattatttaattgacggattaaaagaaaaatccgTGTATGTCGTAGCAACTCAAGACTACATGAACGGAATTTATGGCTCAACAGATGGCCAATCTTATCTGTCATTACAGAGAGGTGAGCTCGTTAAGCTTAATGGGTGTACCGGTTATAACATATTGACTTCTGCCTGGGGCTATGGAGAATGTAATGGTATTAAAGGAGAATTTCCGTCAGAATGTGTCTACGTATTACCAACAATCACTGCACCTTCGTCAGTTttaatggaaattttcaaaaacgacTACACTACCAAAAACACATTAAccagaaataaaaaacaaccGTCGAATACTAAAATGtttagtttgaaaaaatttgcgCAAGATAATTTTAGACAGAGTTATAACATTACACTTTCAAAAGGGTCTAGTATATCTTCCGCCAGACGAACGGTGCCTGAAAATCTTTGGAAACACACTCGTACGCCCCTAAAAGCTCCGTTGCTGAATAAAGTCTGTGAAAATAAAGAACTATTTCAATTGGCGTTGGAAATATTTACGAGTATATTGAGATATATGGGAGACTTACCGAGTAATAGACAAAAAATAGGTACTGAGTACacagatattatttttaaaacggcATTAGAGCACGATGATTTGAGAGACGAAGTGTATTGTCAAATAATACGTCAACttactgataataaaattCGTTTGAGTGAAGAAAGAGGGTGGGAATTGATGTGGCTTGCAACGGGTATTATGTCTTGTTCAACAATTGTTCAAAAAGAAGTGATACGATTTTTGACATGTCATAAAACTGCGATAGCCAAAGATTGTCTCGATAGATTTaatgttattataaaaattgggAATAGAAAATATCCGCCGTACATCTTAGAAGTTGAAGCGATAAGATTTAaaagtatgaaaatatatcatcgtatttattttccgaatgACAGTGACGAAGCATTTGAAGTTCATTCGTCGACACGCGGTTCGGACATTTGTGATGAAATAATAGACAGAATGCAATTAAAATGTAACGATGGCTTCAGTTtgtttgttaaaataattgataaagtATTTTCTGTTCcaaacgattattatttttttgatttcataaACGAACTTATTGAATGGATAAAACAATCAAATCCAACAGTTAAATTATCGAGTATTACACAAGTGCagtatcaaatattttttatgaaaaaactaTGGATCAATACTTATCCTGGACGTGATCCCAATGctgatgaaatattttatttctatcaaGAATTGCCAAAGTATCTTCGTGGTTATCATAAGTGCAGTAAACAAGATGCCGTTAAATTGGGCGCGTTAATTTATCGAAGTAAATATGGAAATAATAAGAACGAAATGTCTGaattgtcaaataaaataagtgaatatgtaCCGGCAGATTTACTTCACGTTTACAGTAAAAgtgattggaaaaaaaatataacaatggCGTACAGTCTTAATTCAGGAGTAAATGAAGCCGATGCTAAATTGCTGTTTCTTCAGCATATATATCAGTGGCCGACATTTGGATCAGCATTCTTTGAAGTAAAACAATCAACGGAAGTTAATTTACcggagtttttaataatagctattaataaaaatggtGTTAGTGCAATTCATCCTCAAACTAAAGATATATTAATAATGTGGAGTTTTACGGAGCTTTCAAATTGGTCATCGGGtaatacatattttcatatgacgattggtaattttataaagggccaaaaaattctttgcGAAACAGCTCAAGGCTATAAAATGGACGATTTAATAtcctcatatattttttattttaaatctgtacttaaaaattactag